In the Polyangiaceae bacterium genome, one interval contains:
- a CDS encoding outer membrane beta-barrel protein, with protein MPRSLLCFALASGFTLFSLAAQAQEEAECPPGGWFCEETPPPPEGEDGEVDPEAAPGEEDQPTVVTKTEKDGTRKILIVEKPRKEPPPQKRRRPKKEWGFNLHLQGVMMGRSNDERRQRPDDAAGMGGLGFSLRYRPVPHFAFDAGLDFVGGRDYLGNERAETALLLNGMVFINPKDKVQVYGLGGIGFSGATVNRRNATELADGTVLESEERVEYSYFGGQLGIGLEFRIGKTTALNVDMLGFIRGRTDELARTEPEFIDPDTGRTTNTSGGGLLRGGITFYW; from the coding sequence ATGCCGCGCAGCCTACTTTGTTTTGCCCTCGCCTCTGGTTTCACGCTGTTTTCGCTCGCTGCCCAAGCGCAGGAGGAAGCGGAATGCCCGCCTGGAGGTTGGTTTTGCGAGGAAACTCCGCCTCCGCCCGAAGGCGAAGACGGTGAGGTAGACCCCGAGGCAGCGCCCGGTGAAGAAGACCAACCGACCGTGGTCACCAAGACCGAGAAGGACGGCACGCGCAAGATCCTGATCGTCGAGAAGCCACGCAAGGAACCTCCTCCGCAGAAGCGTCGGCGTCCGAAGAAAGAATGGGGCTTCAACCTCCATCTCCAGGGCGTGATGATGGGGCGAAGCAACGACGAGCGTCGCCAGCGGCCAGACGACGCTGCTGGCATGGGGGGACTGGGATTCAGTCTGCGCTATCGACCCGTCCCGCACTTTGCCTTCGATGCAGGTCTGGATTTCGTTGGCGGCAGGGACTACCTCGGAAACGAGCGCGCCGAGACGGCACTGCTCCTGAACGGCATGGTGTTCATCAATCCAAAAGACAAAGTTCAGGTCTATGGGCTGGGGGGCATCGGCTTCAGTGGTGCGACCGTCAACCGGCGCAACGCGACGGAGCTAGCCGACGGTACCGTGCTGGAGAGCGAAGAGCGGGTCGAGTACAGCTACTTCGGTGGGCAACTCGGCATCGGTCTCGAGTTCCGCATCGGCAAGACGACGGCCCTGAACGTGGACATGCTCGGTTTCATTCGTGGACGTACGGACGAGCTTGCTCGGACGGAGCCCGAGTTCATCGACCCCGACACAGGGCGCACCACGAACACCTCTGGCGGTGGCTTGTTGCGTGGTGGCATCACCTTCTATTGGTGA
- the fusA gene encoding elongation factor G produces the protein MTRTPELARVRNFGIIAHVDAGKTTLTERLLYATGALHRMGEVHHGSTTTDSDPLEQQKGITINSASVTCQWQDHELHLIDTPGHIDFNADVELALSVLDGAVVLLDGVAGVEAQTEAVWRQADRYGLPLVCFVNKLDRPGASLERCIDALVSKLGVRPALLTLPLGQEAGFRGVIDLVEEQLLLWAEEDSLAFEVKPIPAALQPLATAARAKLIEQAADFDDELADAFLMERRAEAPLLRRALRRAALARSLVPTLCGSAYKKRGVQPLLDAVLHYLAAPTDRPDKVDEAGTARRPADDEALSALAFKVVHDGFGPLTLLRVFSGTLRKGDRVLNTRSGRVERVGRLVRVFADRREPIERAATGDIVGLHGLDAVASDTLCDPAAPVTLARARLPRAVVRVAIEPVARADQERLAAALAKLLAADPALQRESDAETGQTLLSGLGELHLEVAVENLRKKHHCDVRVGKPRVAYHEAIRHEVNHEYEHCKQTGGPGQYAHVVMVVGPADSGSGLVFEDATRGGAIPTPFVAGVRQGIEEAMTVGVLGGYPIVDVHVRLLDGTTHPNDSSELAFKIASRKCFLEAARRAAPHLLEPIMRVEISTPPEGLGDVLGDLASRRGKVLQLLEADVRRIVVAEVPLAELFGYAGRLRSLTSGRGTFNMELATYQAVPSPVAARVLETTAA, from the coding sequence ATGACCCGTACCCCCGAACTCGCGAGAGTCAGAAACTTCGGCATCATTGCTCACGTCGACGCGGGCAAGACCACTTTGACCGAGCGACTGCTCTACGCCACCGGTGCGTTGCATCGGATGGGAGAGGTCCATCACGGTTCCACGACCACTGACTCGGATCCTCTCGAGCAGCAGAAGGGAATCACCATCAATTCGGCGTCGGTCACCTGTCAATGGCAGGACCACGAGCTGCATTTGATCGATACCCCAGGTCACATCGACTTCAATGCGGACGTCGAGCTGGCTTTGTCCGTGCTGGACGGTGCCGTGGTGTTGCTAGATGGCGTGGCTGGCGTCGAGGCCCAGACCGAAGCGGTGTGGCGCCAAGCCGATCGCTACGGTCTGCCGCTGGTGTGCTTCGTCAACAAGCTCGACCGTCCCGGTGCGAGCTTGGAGCGCTGCATCGATGCGCTGGTGAGCAAGCTGGGCGTGCGTCCGGCTCTGCTGACGCTGCCCCTCGGCCAGGAAGCCGGGTTTCGCGGTGTCATCGATCTCGTCGAGGAGCAGCTATTGCTCTGGGCCGAAGAAGACAGTTTGGCCTTCGAAGTAAAGCCAATTCCGGCTGCATTGCAGCCCTTGGCGACTGCCGCCCGCGCGAAGCTCATCGAACAAGCGGCGGACTTCGACGACGAACTGGCCGACGCGTTCTTGATGGAACGTCGGGCAGAGGCGCCGCTGCTCAGGCGAGCCCTGCGCCGCGCTGCGCTCGCTCGATCTCTGGTGCCGACCCTCTGCGGCTCCGCCTACAAGAAGCGTGGTGTACAGCCCCTGCTGGACGCCGTGTTGCACTACTTGGCTGCTCCTACCGATCGACCCGACAAGGTCGATGAGGCTGGCACGGCACGACGCCCGGCAGATGATGAGGCGCTCTCCGCGCTGGCATTCAAGGTCGTTCATGACGGCTTCGGCCCACTGACTCTGTTGCGCGTGTTCTCCGGAACGCTGCGCAAAGGCGATCGTGTGCTCAACACACGAAGCGGCAGAGTCGAGCGGGTGGGCCGGTTGGTGCGCGTATTTGCGGACCGACGGGAGCCCATTGAACGAGCCGCAACCGGTGACATCGTGGGACTACACGGTCTCGACGCGGTCGCGAGCGACACGCTGTGCGACCCCGCCGCGCCCGTGACCCTGGCGCGAGCGCGGCTGCCGCGCGCGGTGGTCCGCGTTGCCATCGAACCCGTTGCCCGTGCCGATCAGGAGCGACTCGCTGCCGCCCTGGCCAAGCTCCTTGCCGCGGACCCTGCGCTGCAGCGAGAAAGCGACGCCGAGACGGGGCAGACGCTCCTCTCCGGCCTGGGCGAACTGCATCTGGAAGTCGCCGTCGAGAACCTTCGCAAAAAGCATCACTGCGACGTTCGCGTCGGCAAACCGCGGGTCGCCTATCACGAGGCCATCCGCCACGAGGTGAACCATGAGTACGAACACTGCAAGCAGACCGGTGGACCCGGGCAGTACGCCCATGTCGTAATGGTCGTCGGCCCCGCCGACTCGGGCAGCGGACTCGTTTTCGAAGACGCGACTCGAGGCGGTGCGATCCCGACGCCCTTCGTGGCGGGCGTACGCCAGGGCATCGAGGAGGCCATGACGGTCGGCGTGTTGGGGGGCTACCCTATCGTCGACGTGCACGTGCGCCTGCTCGATGGCACGACCCATCCGAACGACTCCAGCGAACTCGCGTTCAAGATCGCTTCCCGCAAGTGCTTCTTGGAGGCGGCTCGTCGCGCGGCGCCGCATCTTCTCGAGCCCATCATGCGGGTCGAGATCTCGACGCCGCCGGAGGGCTTGGGGGACGTGCTCGGTGACCTGGCTTCACGACGCGGCAAGGTGCTTCAGCTTCTCGAGGCTGACGTACGCCGCATAGTCGTGGCCGAGGTCCCGCTGGCAGAGCTTTTCGGCTACGCCGGGCGCTTGCGCTCTCTCACCTCAGGACGAGGCACCTTCAACATGGAGCTCGCGACGTATCAGGCCGTTCCGAGTCCCGTGGCCGCCCGCGTCCTGGAAACCACGGCAGCCTGA
- a CDS encoding AgmX/PglI C-terminal domain-containing protein → MRFDVEKFFTLTVGLALAGACSRQPTPKTAAAQEPQAAAVQVPTPEESEADKSEELVKVVDERPGDASGEGDGADEAYLHAAAEGDSSEEYAVGGLIGGPMLEGYGGLGLSGTGVGGLGTGGGTIGGGSGYVSNRPQPTPLVTGTPLVQGGMDRNALQRVVKRNMNQLRYCYQRELKSGSFDATLKVKFVIGATGRVSSVALTNKSPRPALDACVQGVFRRMVFPKPATGAAAVVTYPIVFRAK, encoded by the coding sequence ATGCGCTTCGACGTCGAGAAGTTCTTCACCCTGACGGTCGGCTTGGCTCTGGCTGGGGCGTGCTCTCGCCAGCCCACACCCAAGACCGCAGCAGCACAGGAGCCCCAGGCCGCCGCGGTCCAGGTGCCGACCCCGGAAGAGAGCGAAGCGGACAAGAGCGAAGAGCTCGTGAAGGTTGTCGACGAGCGGCCGGGCGACGCGAGCGGGGAGGGTGATGGGGCGGACGAGGCGTATCTGCACGCGGCTGCCGAGGGCGACTCGAGCGAGGAGTACGCGGTTGGCGGGCTCATCGGCGGCCCCATGCTAGAGGGCTACGGGGGGCTGGGTTTGAGTGGAACTGGCGTCGGCGGGCTGGGAACCGGCGGAGGCACCATCGGCGGTGGTTCAGGTTACGTATCGAACCGACCGCAACCCACACCGCTCGTCACCGGGACGCCTCTAGTGCAGGGTGGCATGGATCGAAACGCCCTTCAGCGTGTCGTGAAGCGCAACATGAATCAACTGAGGTACTGCTACCAGCGGGAGCTGAAGTCGGGCAGTTTCGACGCAACGCTGAAGGTGAAGTTCGTCATCGGCGCGACCGGTCGCGTCAGTAGCGTCGCGTTGACGAACAAGAGCCCTCGCCCTGCCTTGGATGCCTGCGTTCAGGGAGTGTTCCGCCGCATGGTGTTCCCGAAGCCCGCGACGGGCGCGGCCGCAGTGGTCACCTACCCCATCGTGTTTCGAGCCAAGTAG
- the lnt gene encoding apolipoprotein N-acyltransferase, protein MQRKSRAHLLAAIGGPLFALCSPPFDVYPAVFFGLSLLHLTTADAARDRLVFLRGWLWAACATLLGMRFIVGVVDRFTPLGVLGGLGALLLLAAGQAVPWGLGLWVARLAARRLYVPAPLAFAAGVTLASSITIVIGWSPGALLSPWPVLVQLAEWVGERGVTFLVALVAALCAEPLRRYVEGVPLSPKRPLGTAAVVFGIMLGFGIVKLNGESTRHAQRRVVRVGVVQPAIEARLRWDPAERQNILERLLRLTRDSEAKSVDFTAWHEAAYPFLIEARAHRMHRGRRAIIGRGVRGPVLFGALANAEQGEGRYNAATVVDPAGMTEPVQAKMQLLWFGETVPLSSVLPFLRRWFFRAGGLVPGESISLLSVGDARIGVLNCFEDTLAAVGRDVAAAGPNLLVNITNDAWFGDTAEPELHLRLSVLRSVESRRDLVRVVNLGIPVWIDAAGRIRARGSVHEPGVLVVTPALNDDPPTVYTRLGDSLLLSALALLGAVCWSRGRRRRVDVVA, encoded by the coding sequence TTGCAGCGAAAATCTCGCGCACATCTGCTGGCGGCGATTGGCGGGCCACTCTTTGCGCTGTGCTCGCCGCCCTTTGACGTGTATCCGGCCGTTTTTTTCGGGTTGTCGTTGCTGCACCTGACCACTGCCGACGCCGCGCGCGACCGGCTCGTGTTTCTTCGTGGTTGGCTCTGGGCAGCCTGCGCGACGTTGCTCGGCATGCGCTTCATCGTCGGCGTCGTGGATCGCTTCACGCCGCTGGGCGTGCTCGGCGGTCTTGGCGCGCTGCTGCTGCTGGCCGCAGGACAGGCTGTGCCGTGGGGGCTCGGCCTATGGGTCGCTCGCCTCGCTGCGCGCCGCCTCTACGTACCCGCGCCCCTTGCCTTCGCGGCGGGGGTCACCCTGGCCAGCAGCATCACCATCGTCATTGGCTGGTCGCCGGGCGCGTTGCTCTCGCCTTGGCCCGTGCTCGTTCAACTGGCCGAGTGGGTGGGCGAGCGTGGAGTCACCTTTCTCGTCGCTCTCGTTGCTGCGCTGTGCGCAGAACCCTTGCGCCGCTACGTCGAGGGCGTGCCCCTTTCGCCCAAGCGCCCCTTGGGCACTGCCGCCGTCGTGTTCGGCATCATGCTGGGCTTCGGCATCGTCAAACTGAATGGTGAGTCGACACGCCACGCGCAGCGCCGGGTCGTGCGCGTGGGCGTCGTGCAGCCCGCGATTGAAGCGCGGCTGCGCTGGGACCCCGCCGAGCGTCAGAACATTCTGGAGCGACTACTGCGTCTGACTCGCGACAGCGAAGCCAAGAGCGTCGACTTCACCGCCTGGCACGAAGCAGCGTATCCCTTCCTCATCGAAGCGCGCGCGCATCGCATGCATCGCGGGCGTCGCGCCATCATCGGCCGCGGGGTGCGGGGCCCCGTGCTGTTCGGAGCGCTGGCGAACGCAGAGCAGGGCGAGGGACGCTACAACGCAGCCACCGTCGTCGACCCAGCGGGGATGACAGAGCCCGTTCAGGCCAAGATGCAGCTGCTCTGGTTTGGTGAGACGGTACCGCTCTCGAGTGTGCTGCCATTCCTGCGCCGCTGGTTCTTCCGCGCTGGTGGCCTCGTGCCTGGGGAAAGCATTTCGCTGCTCTCCGTCGGCGACGCGCGCATCGGCGTACTCAACTGTTTCGAAGACACTTTGGCAGCGGTGGGCAGAGACGTGGCCGCGGCGGGGCCGAATCTCCTAGTGAACATCACGAACGATGCTTGGTTCGGCGACACCGCCGAACCCGAACTGCATCTGCGATTGAGTGTGCTTCGGTCGGTCGAATCGAGGCGCGACCTCGTCCGCGTCGTCAACCTCGGCATCCCCGTGTGGATCGACGCCGCCGGACGAATCCGCGCGCGAGGTTCCGTGCACGAGCCCGGCGTGCTCGTCGTCACTCCCGCCCTCAACGACGACCCCCCCACCGTCTACACGCGGTTGGGTGACTCGCTCCTGCTCTCGGCGCTCGCACTCCTGGGCGCGGTCTGTTGGAGCCGTGGCCGCAGGCGGCGCGTCGATGTCGTTGCATGA